Genomic segment of Halopelagius inordinatus:
CTCGCGGGCGTCGAACTTCCGGTCTCCCCGCGACGGCGGCAGATGGCGGTGGTCGAACCGGAGCGAACGCTTCCGGAGTCGACGCCGCTTACCGTCGATTTGGACACGGGGTCGTACTTTCGCCCCGAACGCGAGGAGACGGCCGTCGTCGGCGGCCACTTCGCCGCCGAGGACCCGGACGTTGACCCCGAGACGTTCGACGAATCGGCCGACATCGACTGGATTGCGGAGGCTATCGGGCACGCGGACGCCTGCGCCGACTACTTCGGCCCCGAGACGCGAGTCCGGAACGGGTGGGCCGGACTGTACGCGGTCACGCCCGACCACCACGCCGTCTTAGACGAGGTTCGGCCGGGATTCGTCGTCGCCGCCGGGTTCTCCGGTCACGGCTTCCAACACGCCCCCGCGACGGGCGAGTGCGTCGCCGAACTCGTCTGCGACGGCGAGATATCGCACGTTGACGTCTCCGAACTCGCCGCCGACCGGTTCGACGCCCCCGGGGAGGGGCCGACGCGGAGGGAGCGAAACGTCGCCTGAGCCGTTCGGCACCGAACGCCGCCCTACACCTTTCAGAACGCTTTTGGGGCGGGGAGCGGTTCTCTCGGGTACGCGACTCGGACCCGACGCCGCAGGCGCACGAACCACCCGCGAACCGACCGGACGCGGCGGGTTCGGTCTCTTCTCTCGGACCGACTGAGGGCGGCGGGGAGGCGACTCCGTCCGAACCGGTCCGGGGTCCCGCGTCCGAACGTGGGGGACGACGCCGGGCGCGGCCCGACGGGGGCCGACCGACGGCCCGCGCTCTTCGGAACTGCTAATGACCACCGCTCGGTAGACGCGACAACGACCGACGCGAACGCAGGATGTGACATGAGACTTCCCGAATCACAGGTCGCGGTGTTGAACGCCGCGAGCGCGACGGACGCACAGACCATCGACCGACTGGCGACGGAGACGGGCCTGAAACCGGAGACGGTGACGCAGGCGGCCTTCGAACTCGCGGACGAGGGCTCCCTCGAAATCGAGGAGACCGAAGACGTAACGCACGAACTCACCGAGGAGGGCCGCGACTACGTCGAATCCGGGCTTCCGGAAGTTCGCCTCTATCGGGCCGCGGTCGACGCCGGTGCCGACGAGGACGCGGTGCAGATGGGGCGCGTCATCGGCGCGTCCGGCCTCGAAGGCCCCGAAGTCGACATCGCCCTCGCGAACTTCGGCCGGAAGGGGTACGGCGAGATAGAGAGCGGCGAACTCTCCGCGGACCCGGACGCGGACGCGGACGCCGACCCGGAAGCGCTGGCTCTCGCGGCACTCGCGCGGGGCGACGCCGCAGAGGACGGCGACGTTCTCGACCAACTGGCCTCGCGGAACCTCGTCGAGAGGAACGAGGAGACGGTTCGGTCCGTCCGCCTCACAGACGAGGGCGTGACGCTCCTCATGGAGGGCGTCGAACCCGCAGAGACGGTGGACCGCCTCACCCCGGAGATGCTGACCTCCGGCGAGTGGGAGGACGTGGAGTTCACGGAGTACAACGTCGAAGCCGACGCCCCCGACGTGCGCGGCGGCAAGACGCACATCCTCCGACAGACCGCAGACCGCGTGAAGGACGTGTTGACGGGCATGGGCTTTCGGGAGATGGAGGGACCGCACGCGGACGCGGACTTCTGGATCAACGACTGCCTGTTCATGCCGCAGGACCACCCGGCGCGGACCCACTGGGACCGGTTCGCCCTCGACGTGCCGCCGATACGGGACCTGCCCGAGGACCTCGTGGACCGAGTGGAAGACGCCCACAGACACGGCGTCGGCCCGGACGGCGACGGCTATCACTCGCCGTGGTCCGAGGACTTCGCGCGGGCCGTCGCCCTGCGCGGGCACACCACGTCGCTGTCGATGCGCTACCTCTCGGGGCACGAAGTCGGCGAACTCGACGCTCCGCAGCGGTATTTCTCGGTCGAGAAGGTGTACCGAAACGACACGCTCGACCCGACGCACCTGCTCGAATTCTACCAGATAGAGGGGTGGGTGATGGCGGAGGACCTCTCGGTGCGGGACCTGATGGGGACTTTCGAGGAGTTCTACAGCCAGTTCGGCATCACGGACATCCAGTTCAAACCCCACTACAACCCCTACACCGAACCGTCGTTCGAGTTGTTCGGACGACACCCCGAGACGGACGAACTCATCGAAATCGGAAACTCCGGGATGTTCCGCGACGAAGTGCTCGAACCCCTCGGCGTCGACTGCGACGTGATGGCGTGGGGACTCGCACTCGAACGACTACTGATGCTCATGTACGGCTTCGACGACATCCGCGACGTGCACGGGACGATGAGTGACCTCGAACTGCTCCGCGAGACGGAGGTGCTCCGATAATGCCCGTCGTCGACGTTCACCCGGACGAACTGCGGGAACTGACGGGCCACGAGGACAAGTCCGACGAGGAGTTCAAGGAGGACCTGTTCGCTCTCGGACTGGAGTTCGAAGGCGAGACAGAAGACGGCGAGTTCCAACTGGAGTTCGGTCCCGACAGACTCGACCGACTCTCCGTCGAGGGCGTCGCCCGGTCGCTTCGCTACCAGTACGGCGACGAGAGAGGGGTCTACGTCCCGAACACGAACAACCCCGACTACACGTTCGTCGTCGACGAGGACGTGCCCGAGGAACGCCCGTACGTCACCGGCGCGATAGTCCGCGGCGTCGACTTGGACGAGGCGGCCCTCGATTCGCTCATCCAGTTGCAGGAGAAACTCCACGCGACGATGGGTCGAAAGCGCGCGAAGGGCGCGATAGGCATCCACGACCTGACGATGATAAAGGGGGACGTACTGCAGGAGGACACCGGCGGCAACTCCATCACCTACACCGGCATCGCCCCCGACGAGGACACGTTCGTCCCACTCGACAGCGACGCCGAACTGTCCCCCGGCGAGGTTCTGGAGCGACACCCCACCGGGCGGGAGTACGCCGAGTTGGTCTCGGAGTACGACCGCTACCCCGCCATCTACGACGAACTCGGCCTCTTTTCGTTCCCGCCGGTCATCAACGGCCGTCGAACGGAGGTTTCGACCGAGTCGCGGGAACTGCTCGTCGAACTCACCGGCACCGACCAGTGGACGATAGACCGGATGTGCAACATCATCTGCTACGCCCTCAGCGCGCGCGGCGCGACGATAGAGGACGTCGAAGTCCAGTACTCCGACCGGACGCTCGTTCGCCCCGACTTCGAGGTTGACACGAAGCACGTCTCGCACGACCGAATCGAGACGATGCTCGGCGTCGAGTTCGGAGAGAGGGAAGTCGCGGACCTGTTCGAACGGTCCGGCCTCGGCGTGACGCGAGCCGAATCGGACGAATCGACGGCCGTAAACACCGAGGACGGTGCGGCCACCCCGACGGACGACGCAGACGAGGAGACGGTGTACGAGGTGTCCGTCCCGCCGTACCGCGTGGACGTGCTCCACCCGTCTGACCTCGTGGACGACGTGGGCCGCGCCTACGGGTTCAACGAACTCGAACCGCGGTACCCCGACGTGGGAACCGTCGGGAAGCGACACGAACGGTCCCGACTCGAAGACGCCGCCCGGAACACGCTCGTCGGACTCGGGTTCGAGGACATGCTGAACTTCCACATGACGAACGAGGACGCCCTCACGACGCGGATGAACGTCGAGGAGGGCGAATCGGTCCCCGCGAGCGAAGCGAGTGGGGGCTCGTCGGAACGCCGTTCCGACGGTGTTCTCGGCGGCGGCGAACCCGCCCGCATCACGGAACCGTACAGCGAGGATTACACCGTCCTCCGGACGTGGGCGCTGCCCTCTCTTCTCATGGTCCTGGAGAACAACACCCATCGCGCGTACCCGCAGGACCTCGCCGAAATCGGCCTCGTGGCCGAACGCGACGACGACGTGAACACGCGAGTTCGAGAACGGCGGCACGTCGCGGCCGTCCTCGCGCGCCACGACGCGACGTACGAGGACGCCAAAGCGCGCCTCCAGACGCTCTGTCGAGACTTCGACGTCGAACTGGAGACGCCGAAGACGACTCACCCCTCGTTCATCGACGGCCGCGTCGCGAGCGTCGTCGTTGACGGCGACGACGTGGGCGTCGTCGGCGAGGTTCACCCCTCCGTCCTCGTCGAACACGACCTGGAACTGCCCGTCGCGGCGTTCGAGTTCGACCTGAGCGCGTTGCGGTAGCGACGCACCGTCACCCACCTGCTGCCCGCCGCCCGCCGCCCGGACGGCGCGCCGCGTCCCGTCTTCGCTCCGCCGGTGACTACCAGTTCGCGGTAACCGTCTGTCGCCTTTTTGTATCAACGCATCGACAGCCCTAGTATGTACGACAGAATTCTGTTCCCGACCGACGGAAGCGACGGGGCGTCGGCGGCGTTCGACCACGTCCTCGACATCGCCGCCGCGCACGACTCGACGGTGTACGTCCTCAACGTCGCGGACACCACCCACGACAGCGTCGTCCGGATGCGGGGCCAAATCACCGATGTCCTCGAAGAAGAGGGTGAACGAATCGTCGCCGAGGCGGCCGACCGCGCGGGCGGCCGCGGCGTCGACACCGTCACGGAAGTCGTCCAAGGAGAGCCTCACCGTGCGATACTCGACTACGCCGACGCCCGCGACGTCGATATCGTGGTCATGCCGACGCGCGGGCGGCGCGGACTGGAACGCCTCCTCGTGGGGAGCACCACGGAGCGAGTGGTTCGCCGGGCCGACGTGCCCGTCCTGACGATTCGCCCCGACGACGAGGTGAGCGTCGAGTACCCCTACCGAAACGTGTTGGTTCCGACGGACGGAAGCGACTGCGCCGCGGCGGCGCTCTCGATGGGGACCGACGTCGCGACGGCGGAGTCCGCGGCGCTCTCTGTCCTGTCCGTGGTCGATCTCACGTCTCTCGGCTACGACGTGCGGGCCGACGTTCGACTGTCCACGCTCGAAGAGGCGGCCGAGGAGATAGTCGAGGACGCGGCGGCGTCGGCGTCGGCCGCGGGCGTCGAGTCCGTCACCGGAACGGTCGAACACGGAACGTCGATCCACCGGGCGATTCTCTCCTACGTCGAGGAGTCCGATATCGACCTGCTCGTCGTCGGGACGCACGGGCGGACCGGATTCAACCGGTATCTGCTCGGGAGCGTCACCGAGAAACTGCTCCGAACGTCACCCGTCCCCGTGCTCACGGTCCGCGAACCGGACGAAGGCGGCGAGTGAGGGTTCATCGCAGTCGAGCGAGTCTGAGTCTCTCTTTCACCCTTCTGTCTGTACCTCTTTTCGCCCGGACAGGCTGTCGGGGTCGAGGCGGAACTCCCTGAACTCGACGTCGTCTCGCGGACGCTCGAAGATGTCCACCTCCGGAATCTCGACCGCCCACAGCCCCTGTACCGCGGTCGAGGCGTGGTCGTCCTCCGAGACGTCTTCGAGCGCACCGGTCGCGACGACGCTCCGCCACCCGTCGTCGGTCCGTCGGTGCGTGACGAAAGAGACGGGTCTGTCCACGACGTCCTCTTTCGTGCTGTCGGGCTGAAACGAGAGCCGAAAGTAGAACCACCCGCTCTCGGTGTCGTAGCCGTACGACACGGGGACGGTGAACGGGGCGGTATCGACTCCCTCGGCGAAGGAGATGACGCCCGTCCCGCCGCGCCCGAGGAACTCGGTTCGCTCGTCGTCGCTCATCTGAACCCATCGTATTCCCTGCATGTTCTACGGTAGGGACGAACGCCACAAAACTGCCAGTTCACGAGAACCGACAGTTCAGCGGAGCGAACGAATCGGTGCGCGCGCTCGAACCGACCGGTCTCGCGCCGCCTCGTCTCCGCCAACCGAGTTGTTTAACAGCGGTCCACGCAGTAGATTCGACCGATAATGCCGAGCGGAGAATACGACCCGGAGACCGTCGAGTCGAAGTGGCAGGATAGGTGGGTCGACGAGGATACGTACGCGTACCGCGGCGAGTCGGTAGACCCCGACACCGCATTCTCCATCGACTCGCCGCCGCCGACGGTGTCCGGGAGTCTGCACTGGGGCCACGTCTACGGCTTCACCCTGCAGGACTTCGTCGCGCGGTTCGAACGCATGCGCGGGAGAGACGTGTTCTTCCCGTTCGGATACGACGACAACGGCATCGCCTCCGAGCGACTGGCCGAGGACGAACTCGACGTTCGACACCAAGACTACGAGCGTCGGGAGTTCCAGCGGATGTGCCGGGAGGTCTGCGAGGAGTACGAGTCCGAGTTCACCGAGAAGATGCAGAATCTCGGCATCTCCATCGACTGGGACGAGACGTACCAGACCATCTCGCCGGAGGTCCAGCGCATCTCGCAACTCTCCTTTATCGACCTGTACGAACGGGGCCGAGAGTACCGCCAGCGCGCGCCCGCCATCTGGTGTCCCGAGTGCGAGACGGCCATCTCGCAGGTCGAAACCGAAGACGACGAACAGGACAGTCACTTCCACGACATCGAGTTCGACGTGGTCGGCGAGGACGAATCGTTCGTCATCGCGACGACGCGCCCCGAACTGCTCCCCGCCTGCGTCGCCGTCTTCGTCCACCCCGACGACGACGAGAACCAGTATCTCGTCGGCGAGACGGCCGAAATCCCGCTGTTCGGGCAGGAAGTCCCCGTCATCGCCGACGAACGCGTCGATATGGAGACCGGGTCCGGCGTCGTCATGTGCTGTACCTTCGGCGACCAGACCGACATCGAGTGGTACCAAGCCCACGACCTGGACCTGCGCATCGCCATCGACGAGTCGGGCACGCTGACCGACGTGGCCGGCGAGTACGAGGGTCTCTCCTCGGAGGAGGCCCGCGAGGCTATCGTCGAGGACTTAGACGAGGAGGGGTCGCTTCTGGACCGCCGCGCCATCACTCACACGGTGAACGTCCACGAACGCTGCGGGACGAGCGTCGAGTTCCTCGTCAAAGACCAGTGGTACATCGAACTGCTGGACAAGACCGACGAGTACCTCGAGGCGGGCCGCCAGATGGACTGGTACCCCGAGAAGATGTTCACCCGGTACAAAAACTGGATCGAGGGCCTGCAGTGGGACTGGTCCATCTCCCGTCAGCGCTCCTCGGGCATCCCGTTTCCCGTCTGGTACTGCGACGACTGCGAACACGTCGTCGTCGCAGAACGCGAGGACCTGCCGGTGGACCCCCTCTCGGACGACCCGCCCGTGGCGTCCTGTCCGGAGTGCGGCCACGACGAACTCGTCCCCGAGGACGACGTCTTCGACACGTGGGCCACCTCCTCTCTGACCCCCCTCGTCAACGCCGGGTGGGACTGGAACGGCGAAACCGGGGAGATGGAGATAGCTCGACCGAACCTGTACCCGTTCGACGTGCGCCCGCAGGGCCACGACATCATCTCGTTTTGGCTGTTCCACACCGTCGTCAAATGCTACGAACACACGGGCGAGGTGCCGTTCGACAGCGTGATGATAAACGGGATGGTGTTGGACGAGAACCGCGAGAAGATGTCCAAATCGAAGGGCAACATCGTCGCGCCCGACGAAGTCGTCTCGAAGTACCCCGTCGACGCCGCGCGCTACTGGGCCGCCGGAAGCGCCGTCGGCGACGACCTGCCGTACTCCGAGAAAGGTCTTCGCGCCGGGGAGAAACTCCTGCGGAAACTGTGGAACGCGTCGAAACTCGTCGAGAGTCTCACCGAAGATGCCCCGGAAGAGTTCGACCACGACGACCTGCGCCAGATAGACCGCTGGCTCTTGACCTCGCTGGACCGCGAAATCGAGTTCGTCACCGAGAAGTTCGAAAACAGGGAGTTCTCGAAGGCCCGCGACCGGGTTCGGAGTTTCTTCTGGCACACCTTCTGTGACGACTACCTCGAAATCGCAAAACAGCGCGTCCGCGACGGCGACGACCCCTCGGCGGCGTAC
This window contains:
- the pheS gene encoding phenylalanine--tRNA ligase subunit alpha, whose amino-acid sequence is MRLPESQVAVLNAASATDAQTIDRLATETGLKPETVTQAAFELADEGSLEIEETEDVTHELTEEGRDYVESGLPEVRLYRAAVDAGADEDAVQMGRVIGASGLEGPEVDIALANFGRKGYGEIESGELSADPDADADADPEALALAALARGDAAEDGDVLDQLASRNLVERNEETVRSVRLTDEGVTLLMEGVEPAETVDRLTPEMLTSGEWEDVEFTEYNVEADAPDVRGGKTHILRQTADRVKDVLTGMGFREMEGPHADADFWINDCLFMPQDHPARTHWDRFALDVPPIRDLPEDLVDRVEDAHRHGVGPDGDGYHSPWSEDFARAVALRGHTTSLSMRYLSGHEVGELDAPQRYFSVEKVYRNDTLDPTHLLEFYQIEGWVMAEDLSVRDLMGTFEEFYSQFGITDIQFKPHYNPYTEPSFELFGRHPETDELIEIGNSGMFRDEVLEPLGVDCDVMAWGLALERLLMLMYGFDDIRDVHGTMSDLELLRETEVLR
- the pheT gene encoding phenylalanine--tRNA ligase subunit beta, which translates into the protein MPVVDVHPDELRELTGHEDKSDEEFKEDLFALGLEFEGETEDGEFQLEFGPDRLDRLSVEGVARSLRYQYGDERGVYVPNTNNPDYTFVVDEDVPEERPYVTGAIVRGVDLDEAALDSLIQLQEKLHATMGRKRAKGAIGIHDLTMIKGDVLQEDTGGNSITYTGIAPDEDTFVPLDSDAELSPGEVLERHPTGREYAELVSEYDRYPAIYDELGLFSFPPVINGRRTEVSTESRELLVELTGTDQWTIDRMCNIICYALSARGATIEDVEVQYSDRTLVRPDFEVDTKHVSHDRIETMLGVEFGEREVADLFERSGLGVTRAESDESTAVNTEDGAATPTDDADEETVYEVSVPPYRVDVLHPSDLVDDVGRAYGFNELEPRYPDVGTVGKRHERSRLEDAARNTLVGLGFEDMLNFHMTNEDALTTRMNVEEGESVPASEASGGSSERRSDGVLGGGEPARITEPYSEDYTVLRTWALPSLLMVLENNTHRAYPQDLAEIGLVAERDDDVNTRVRERRHVAAVLARHDATYEDAKARLQTLCRDFDVELETPKTTHPSFIDGRVASVVVDGDDVGVVGEVHPSVLVEHDLELPVAAFEFDLSALR
- a CDS encoding universal stress protein gives rise to the protein MYDRILFPTDGSDGASAAFDHVLDIAAAHDSTVYVLNVADTTHDSVVRMRGQITDVLEEEGERIVAEAADRAGGRGVDTVTEVVQGEPHRAILDYADARDVDIVVMPTRGRRGLERLLVGSTTERVVRRADVPVLTIRPDDEVSVEYPYRNVLVPTDGSDCAAAALSMGTDVATAESAALSVLSVVDLTSLGYDVRADVRLSTLEEAAEEIVEDAAASASAAGVESVTGTVEHGTSIHRAILSYVEESDIDLLVVGTHGRTGFNRYLLGSVTEKLLRTSPVPVLTVREPDEGGE
- a CDS encoding pyridoxamine 5'-phosphate oxidase family protein translates to MQGIRWVQMSDDERTEFLGRGGTGVISFAEGVDTAPFTVPVSYGYDTESGWFYFRLSFQPDSTKEDVVDRPVSFVTHRRTDDGWRSVVATGALEDVSEDDHASTAVQGLWAVEIPEVDIFERPRDDVEFREFRLDPDSLSGRKEVQTEG
- a CDS encoding valine--tRNA ligase, with product MPSGEYDPETVESKWQDRWVDEDTYAYRGESVDPDTAFSIDSPPPTVSGSLHWGHVYGFTLQDFVARFERMRGRDVFFPFGYDDNGIASERLAEDELDVRHQDYERREFQRMCREVCEEYESEFTEKMQNLGISIDWDETYQTISPEVQRISQLSFIDLYERGREYRQRAPAIWCPECETAISQVETEDDEQDSHFHDIEFDVVGEDESFVIATTRPELLPACVAVFVHPDDDENQYLVGETAEIPLFGQEVPVIADERVDMETGSGVVMCCTFGDQTDIEWYQAHDLDLRIAIDESGTLTDVAGEYEGLSSEEAREAIVEDLDEEGSLLDRRAITHTVNVHERCGTSVEFLVKDQWYIELLDKTDEYLEAGRQMDWYPEKMFTRYKNWIEGLQWDWSISRQRSSGIPFPVWYCDDCEHVVVAEREDLPVDPLSDDPPVASCPECGHDELVPEDDVFDTWATSSLTPLVNAGWDWNGETGEMEIARPNLYPFDVRPQGHDIISFWLFHTVVKCYEHTGEVPFDSVMINGMVLDENREKMSKSKGNIVAPDEVVSKYPVDAARYWAAGSAVGDDLPYSEKGLRAGEKLLRKLWNASKLVESLTEDAPEEFDHDDLRQIDRWLLTSLDREIEFVTEKFENREFSKARDRVRSFFWHTFCDDYLEIAKQRVRDGDDPSAAYTLQTAHRRFVKLFAPVLAHATEELWHDMYDDESSVHRASWPEPLGLDADVAAGETAMDVVGALRKYKSDNQLSMNADLDTVEVYGNVAGFEDDISRVMHVESLDAFDEDPDVESVVTGVDLDYSLVGPEFGSRVSDIESAIAQDDYEVVDGELHAAGVELHAEMFEINEERRYTGDGEMVEAGETAIVVRN